From the Streptomyces sp. Tu 2975 genome, one window contains:
- a CDS encoding cystathionine beta-synthase, protein MRIHNSMISLVGDTPLVKLNSVTEGISATVLAKVEYFNPGGSVKDRIALRMIEAAEESGALLPGGTIVEPTSGNTGVGLAIVAQQKGYKCIFVCPDKVSTDKINVLRAYGAEVVVCPTAVDPEHPDSYYNVSDRLVRETPGAWKPDQYSNPNNPRSHYETTGPELWDQTDGRITHFVAGVGTGGTISGTGRYLKEVSDGKVKIVGADPEGSVYSGGSGRPYLVEGVGEDFWPSAYDRTVTDEIVAVSDKDSFQMTRRLAKEEGLLVGGSCGMAVVAALRVAERLGPDDVVVVLLPDSGRGYLSKIFNDEWMADYGFLEGEGVANVGDVLRDKEHGGIPSLVHMHPEETVGQAIEVLREYGVSQMPIVKPGAGHPDVMAAEVIGSVVERELLDALFTQRASLGDPLEKHMSAPLPQVGSGEPVGDLMSVLGTADAAIVLVEGKPTGVVSRQDLLAFLAKGAK, encoded by the coding sequence GTGCGTATCCACAATTCGATGATCAGCCTCGTCGGCGACACCCCGCTGGTGAAGCTGAACAGCGTGACCGAAGGCATTTCGGCGACCGTCCTGGCCAAGGTCGAGTACTTCAATCCCGGCGGGTCGGTGAAGGACCGGATCGCGCTGCGGATGATCGAGGCGGCGGAGGAGAGCGGCGCACTCCTGCCCGGCGGCACGATCGTCGAGCCGACCAGCGGCAACACCGGCGTCGGCCTTGCCATCGTGGCCCAGCAGAAGGGCTACAAGTGCATCTTCGTCTGCCCCGACAAGGTGTCCACGGACAAGATCAATGTGCTGCGCGCCTACGGTGCCGAGGTCGTCGTCTGCCCCACGGCCGTCGACCCCGAGCATCCGGACTCGTACTACAACGTCTCCGACCGGCTGGTGCGTGAGACGCCGGGCGCCTGGAAGCCGGACCAGTACTCCAACCCCAACAACCCGCGCTCCCACTACGAGACCACCGGGCCCGAGCTGTGGGACCAGACGGACGGGCGGATCACGCACTTCGTCGCGGGCGTCGGCACCGGCGGCACGATCTCCGGCACCGGGCGGTACCTGAAGGAGGTCAGCGACGGCAAGGTCAAGATCGTCGGCGCGGACCCCGAGGGTTCCGTCTACTCCGGCGGCTCCGGCCGTCCGTATCTCGTCGAGGGCGTCGGCGAGGACTTCTGGCCCTCCGCGTACGACCGGACCGTGACCGACGAGATCGTCGCCGTGTCCGACAAGGACTCCTTCCAGATGACGCGCCGGCTCGCCAAGGAGGAGGGCCTCCTGGTGGGCGGATCCTGCGGCATGGCGGTCGTCGCCGCGCTGCGCGTCGCGGAGCGGCTCGGCCCCGACGACGTCGTCGTCGTCCTGCTGCCGGACAGCGGCCGCGGCTACCTGAGCAAGATCTTCAACGACGAGTGGATGGCCGACTACGGCTTCCTGGAGGGCGAAGGCGTCGCCAACGTCGGCGACGTGCTGCGCGACAAGGAGCACGGCGGCATCCCCAGCCTGGTGCACATGCACCCGGAGGAGACCGTCGGTCAGGCCATCGAGGTGCTGCGCGAGTACGGCGTCTCCCAGATGCCGATCGTCAAGCCGGGCGCCGGTCACCCGGACGTGATGGCCGCGGAGGTCATCGGTTCCGTCGTCGAACGGGAGCTGCTGGACGCCCTGTTCACCCAGCGTGCGTCACTCGGCGACCCGCTGGAGAAGCACATGTCCGCACCGCTGCCGCAGGTCGGCTCCGGCGAACCGGTCGGCGACCTTATGTCGGTGCTCGGGACGGCGGACGCGGCGATCGTGCTGGTCGAGGGCAAGCCCACCGGCGTGGTGAGCCGTCAGGACCTGCTGGCGTTCCTCGCCAAGGGCGCCAAGTAG
- a CDS encoding glyoxalase, translating to MSTESTAPTAEYVLGGLHHVQLAVPPGSEDLCRRFWGDVLGMTELEKPPVLAARGGCWFRGGGLEVHLGVEQDFAPARKAHPGILVRSLRALAERLEECGHEVTWDGEFPGHDRFYAHDNVGNRLEFMEPRAAS from the coding sequence ATGAGCACGGAGAGCACCGCACCGACCGCCGAGTACGTCCTCGGAGGCCTGCACCACGTCCAGCTGGCCGTCCCGCCGGGGTCGGAGGACCTCTGCCGCCGGTTCTGGGGCGATGTGCTGGGCATGACCGAGCTGGAGAAGCCCCCGGTGCTGGCCGCCCGCGGCGGCTGCTGGTTCCGCGGCGGCGGTCTCGAGGTCCACCTCGGTGTCGAGCAGGACTTCGCACCCGCCCGCAAGGCGCACCCCGGCATTCTCGTCCGTTCGCTGCGCGCCCTCGCCGAGCGGCTGGAGGAGTGCGGCCACGAGGTGACGTGGGACGGCGAATTCCCCGGCCACGACCGCTTCTACGCCCACGACAACGTCGGCAACCGGCTGGAGTTCATGGAGCCGCGGGCCGCCTCCTGA
- a CDS encoding MurR/RpiR family transcriptional regulator, whose protein sequence is MSDSPAARLQQLFEGHRLTPTQRRIAHCMVRRAADVPFLSSVELAELAGVSQPSVTRFAVALGFDGYPALRRHLREVVPPETPDTGDAYNEYQQAVQAEIENLQHLAAMLAEPAPVERAGRLLAASRPLPVLGLRAASSQARGFAYFAAKVHPDVRLLDEGGSMLLDRIDAARRAGASALLCFALPRHPKEVVEALAYARSAGLTVVTVADSAFAPVAAHSDLLIPAAVGTGLAFDTACAPMLLGRVLLEAMCDGLPDAQARLEDFDVQAAERGLFAE, encoded by the coding sequence ATGAGCGACAGCCCTGCCGCACGACTGCAGCAGCTGTTCGAAGGGCACCGGCTCACCCCCACCCAGCGTCGCATCGCGCACTGCATGGTCCGCCGTGCGGCGGACGTGCCGTTCCTGTCCAGCGTGGAGCTCGCGGAGCTGGCCGGCGTGAGTCAGCCGTCCGTCACCCGGTTCGCCGTCGCGCTCGGTTTCGACGGCTATCCCGCGCTGAGAAGGCATCTGCGCGAGGTGGTCCCGCCGGAGACACCCGACACCGGCGACGCGTACAACGAGTACCAGCAGGCCGTGCAGGCAGAGATCGAGAATCTCCAGCACCTGGCCGCCATGCTCGCGGAGCCGGCGCCCGTGGAGCGGGCCGGCCGGCTGCTGGCGGCGTCACGGCCGCTGCCGGTACTGGGCCTGCGTGCCGCCTCGTCGCAGGCCAGGGGCTTCGCCTACTTCGCGGCCAAGGTGCACCCGGACGTCCGGCTCCTCGACGAGGGCGGTTCGATGCTCCTCGACCGGATCGACGCGGCGCGGCGGGCGGGCGCGAGCGCGCTGCTCTGCTTCGCCCTGCCGCGCCACCCCAAGGAGGTCGTGGAGGCGCTGGCGTACGCCCGCTCCGCGGGTCTGACGGTGGTGACGGTCGCCGACTCGGCGTTCGCCCCGGTCGCCGCCCACAGCGATCTGCTGATCCCGGCAGCCGTCGGCACCGGGCTGGCCTTCGACACCGCGTGTGCGCCGATGCTGCTCGGGAGGGTCCTGCTGGAGGCCATGTGCGACGGTCTGCCGGACGCGCAGGCGCGCCTGGAGGACTTCGACGTGCAGGCGGCGGAACGCGGCCTGTTCGCGGAGTGA